The genomic region TTGGTGTAAGAAAAAGGAAACCACtttctagttagcaaaaaaactaAAGCTAATGTACAGGAATATCTATATAATATAAATCTTCATTAAGAAAATGTTTTCTGAAATAAACACATAGATCACTCAAATCTTCTACATAAGAAGCACATCCAATGATTATGTTATGGTTGGCTGGAGGCAGCAGTCCAACACAACTGTTTGGAACTTTGATTATGTGGTGCTGCTGGAGGCGACCAGAGCTGCAGATCACCGCAATTGGATGCTTCCACTCCCTACAACACAATCGAGTCAAGAGGAGTACTCATCAAAACATGCGTACATGATAGGTTTTTTTCTTAATAAAATAATAGTGATTGTATAGTTCTTTCTTCTGTTATGAGCTTAAAGGATGGAGAATAGAACACAAATCGCCACACTGCCATTTCCTTCACTGGACGGCCTCACCGCCAAAGATGTCCGCGGCCGCCTAATCTGCTTCAAACTACCGTTGGTACACCTCCACTGCCACATGAACCATCGTTAGATTGATTTAGTAATTAGCCTACAACAATATATGTTGGCCATGGTCAAAACCTGAAACAGGAGAATAACTAGGGCCTTGGAGATATATACTGTATTAATTACTTGTAGACCCCCACCTGAATTTTAACCATGCCTAGGTGTTTTTTGTACTAATTGCCTCAAACACACTGGTTACTACGTATATGGGCTTCAGAATCCCTCCCTACAATGATGTTACCCTAGAAAGAATATGCAGCTAGGAGTTGATTTCTAGCCACTAATGCTTGCAAGGCAGCAGCATAGTAGGTGTATTTGCCATGGTTGAAGGCCATGCCGACCTTCCCAGCCTCAACACATCGTGACTCAGTCGAGCATGTGGTCGTCCTCTGCTTTGACACTTTAGTAGCAAAACAAAATCAAATTGACCTCAACCAATAGGCACTTGATCCCAAACAGTAGAAAATCCTAACAACACCAGAGCAACAATGTCTCCTGTTGTGCCACGAACCAGAGCAGAGGGAGGAGTGGACCAACTCACCtgaagccggaggaggaggaagctcgTGGCTGCTTCATCCCGAGCCGCAGCAAGGTTGTCCACTGCCCGTTCCTCCCCGCACATCTACATGAGAAGTGAAGAGCAGATGTTAGAgaagggacagagagagaggatGAAGCCAAGGGAAGGGATGCACTCACCGGAGGAAACGAGGACGACATGGCCACTGACACCAGATCcgacgcccgaaaccctagccatgcgGGATGGGTCGCGGGTGGGCTTTGGTGGCAGCAAGCACTCGATCTAGCTGGATGGGAAGGCTCCATGGAGCAAAGGGACCTCGGGCTGTGCTTGGCGTTGGCGGGATTCGCCGGACATCACTTGATGCAGCCGCCGCAGGTAGCGCAGCGAGGAGCTGCGTGAAGAGACCGGGATGGGACGCGAGAGGGACGGTTGGGTGAGGATGTGGCGGATCTGGCAGCCTCCGGAGCTGTGAGGTGGGATGAGGGGAGGGGGAGGGTCGACGCAAGGGAGACGAGGCGGGTCGGAGGAGGGAGACGAGGCATTGGTGGCGGCGATTTGGTAGAGACGAGGGAGTCGTGGGCTCTGTTTCTCACGCGTCTCCCTCTCCTTTCCACTTTTTTTTATAATCATGATAGGGTCATGAGCTGCATATCTGCAGCGCATATACTACAACCCATATATGTGTATCTATTCTGAATTTTACAACATATACTCAAAACGTTGTAGAATTTTTGTTGCTTTATAGCGGGTTTCCTTGTAGTGGCCAAAGATGTCGAGGTCCTCCTCCATTAAAGAAACACTAGGAACAAGAACATGCCAGCTCTGATGAGGGGGAGACTGGCACCATCGGGAACGCCATCACCATGCAACTACGGATGCCGACACAACACATCCAACCAAATCCATCTTCAAAGAAGGCCACAACTTCCTCGCCGGGATTTAAAGGCGCAGCACCATCGCAAGATGGATAAGTTC from Triticum aestivum cultivar Chinese Spring chromosome 4A, IWGSC CS RefSeq v2.1, whole genome shotgun sequence harbors:
- the LOC123086422 gene encoding uncharacterized protein → MEPSHPARSSACCHQSPPATHPAWLGFRASDLVSVAMSSSFPPMCGEERAVDNLAAARDEAATSFLLLRLQWRCTNGSLKQIRRPRTSLAVRPSSEGNGSVAICVLFSIL